Proteins encoded together in one Hemiscyllium ocellatum isolate sHemOce1 chromosome 31, sHemOce1.pat.X.cur, whole genome shotgun sequence window:
- the gemin4 gene encoding gem-associated protein 4 isoform X1 — protein MEQGSWICCEKLAVLHGGFLLAKKQSQHNMLLEMKKSDWTTLGKPIVCAVHEICNGRTDLAEDPTETKHWQRKVLAFVWAKLLNSNVTGSNIKEELDSDAERDRRWKEDLFFSAESMIPEINHTVLFEIVKSLGASDVFVELLSELPADASCREMTHFVDHVLDGTCDDDVVMFLDVWWELMKQHDGQKDGIVQTFGEEAKKYLAHAADEFSHSSKRLKLDPDVSSLFPSVSVPVTSRDLPIPSLLLDGLKRLKSHIKPYVYKCSALAKLSDMIRNSVLSENIVEVSTKVYLEKFARLITLSNPEVQTLPIPKIFIRNVKETERELRATSQKSSFQLPEGALTVGIELLADLLHSWVNELQSEPEDDTEIQKRHLAIYRTAESLKCFREICPLLQKSKMVSEDAKKNLSDLLLNSATFVQQIGTLVPLDDAATTDKVKFSIVLTIIDRRMERYAEICEIFASSPDWALSADGWLDCLERNRDIFQNTDFVLRLAGTLKGISSSGISEMSKMKRLMNIILDCLTALSVADKNKALLGILSSYDSKGLCRDEGAFKDWFEEEVNMVFNCITQSEAAKNFDKAVNAIARVAFLNPEATLQKACHLAAVNLGAHKLLGQILKNLPALTFKDKLSSDGLNIFAKCLLEAAWDSFATTKGENQFLEFLTSLMEPGEGINEESPSPLLQPADATKIFVLPYLMESNSSVEFPLKVLNSALKTPLTDDGTKEHWLLACCPFPLIFALSQLLEQCILCWEEDSNKTSNHISIETKGLLIETLNIVCDVVGQIISGNPDMWSTSVCWLYRKTEQLDWTMRLWLKSIFGDHFKYEVPATLFEVCDLSDDGWSPLNLPQYGPGTGLLAWVECCCISTNMMECMLSHLTIDAKNVEEINMFSKGFLIALIQVLPWCSCSEWKRLNHVVNSLLQRELLHVPYTLEYVHYMPLLNLRPFAHHLQFSQLLLRAFQLICSCSCSDWLPAAGWKYVARQCAGSMSDILESLRCRLKEHGTQNPDGSQEATFVVMQLFCHVIHIMVMMPSGTSEPLYYVALELLSQYEILTTANSTTSGLLSKVDEKHFLYTIAENLSSEEQRSVLLQKISKIC, from the exons ATGGAGCAGG GATCCTGGATTTGTTGTGAGAAGTTGGCAGTCCTCCACGGGGGCTTTCTGTTAGCCAAGAAGCAAAGTCAGCACAATATGCTTTTGGAAATGAAAAAATCTGATTGGACAACCTTAGGGAAACCTattgtctgtgctgtacatgagATCTGTAATGGAAGGACTGACTTGGCAGAGGATCCTACAGAAACCAAGCACTGGCAGAGGAAAGTACTTGCTTTTGTCTGGGCAAAGCTACTGAACTCTAATGTAACTGGGTCTAATATTAAGGAGGAACTGGATTCAGATGCTGAACGTGATCGAAGGTGGAAGGAAGACCTCTTCTTTTCAGCGGAAAGCATGATTCCAGAGATAAATCACACTGTTTTATTTGAGATAGTAAAATCACTGGGGGCCTCCGATGTCTTTGTTGAGTTACTTTCAGAATTGCCAGCTGATGCAAGCTGTCGGGAAATGACTCATTTTGTGGACCATGTTCTTGATGGAACCTGTGATGATGATGTGGTCATGTTTCTAGATGTATGGTGGGAATTAATGAAACAACATGATGGACAAAAGGATGGAATTGTTCAAACGTTTGGAGAGGAGGCTAAAAAGTACTTGGCACATGCGGCTGATGAATTTAGTCATTCATCTAAGAGACTCAAACTAGATCCTGATGTTTCTTCTTTGTTCCCTTCAGTGAGCGTGCCTGTAACTTCACGTGACCTACCCATTCCTTCTCTGCTACTAGATGGTCTTAAGAGATTGAAAAGTCATATAAAACCTTATGTTTATAAGTGTTCTGCCCTAGCAAAGCTGTCAGACATGATACGCAACTCAGTTCTTTCTGAAAATATTGTTGAAGTGTCTACTAAGGTATATTTGGAGAAATTTGCCAGACTGATTACATTAAGTAATCCTGAAGTCCAAACGTTGCCAATACCAAAAatattcatcaggaatgtgaaagagacagagagagagctgaGAGCCACATCTCAGAAGTCTTCATTCCAGCTTCctgagggagcactgacagtaggGATTGAGTTGCTTGCTGATCTCCTCCACTCATGGGTAAATGAACTCCAAAGCGAGCCTGAGGATGACACTGAAATTCAGAAGAGACACCTGGCTATTTATAGAACAGCAGAAAGTTTAAAATGCTTCCGTGAAATCTGtcccctgctccaaaaatccaagATGGTATCTGAAGATGCCAAGAAAAATCTGTCTGATCTCTTGCTGAATTCAGCCACTTTTGTTCAGCAGATTGGCACGCTCGTGCCTTTAGATGATGCTGCTACTACAGATAAAGTTAAATTTTCCATTGTTTTGACGATAATTGATAGAAGAATGGAAAGATATGCAGAAATATGTGAAATATTTGCATCTAGTCCTGATTGGGCTTTATCAGCTGATGGTTGGCTTGATTGTCTTGAAAGAAACcgggacatttttcaaaatactGATTTCGTATTGAGATTAGCTGGAACGCTTAAAGGCATTTCATCCAGTGGGATCAGTGAAATGTCAAAGATGAAACGACTGATGAATATCATTTTAGATTGCTTGACTGCACTGTCAGTTGCTGACAAAAATAAAGCTCTGTTGGGGATCCTGTCCTCTTATGATAGCAAAGGCCTCTGTAGAGATGAGGGAGCTTTTAAGGACTGGTTTGAAGAGGAGGTGAACATGGTGTTTAACTGTATTACGCAGAGCGAGGCTGCAAAGAACTTTGATAAAGCAGTGAACGCTATTGCAAGAGTTGCTTTTTTAAATCCAGAAGCCACTCTGCAGAAGGCGTGCCACTTGGCTGCAGTGAATCTGGGTGCCCATAAGCTACTTGGCCAGATCCTGAAAAACTTGCCAGCGCTGACTTTTAAGGACAAGCTGTCTTCAGACGGGCTCAATATCTTCGCCAAGTGTCTCCTGGAAGCTGCTTGGGATAGCTTTGCCACCACTAAAGGTGAAAATCAATTTCTTGAATTCTTGACATCTCTTATGGAACCAGGAGAAGGAATTAATGAAGAATCCCCAAGTCCTCTCCTCCAGCCAgcagatgctacaaagatatttgTCCTTCCTTATCTAATGGAAAGCAACTCGAGTGTCGAGTTTCCTCTTAAAGTCCTTAACAGTGCTCTAAAGACTCCGTTGACAGATGACGGGACCAAAGAACATTGGCTACTTGCCTGTTGCCCTTTCCCCCTCATTTTTGCTCTTTCTCAGCTTCTGGAGCAATGCATTTTGTGCTGGGAGGAGGACAGTAATAAAACATCAAATCACATTTCTATAGAAACAAAAGGTCTCCTGATTGAGACGTTGAACATAGTTTGTGATGTTGTTGGACAGATcatttctggaaatccagatatgtGGTCTACATCTGTTTGTTGGTTGTACAGAAAAACTGAACAGTTGGACTGGACTATGCGTCTTTGGTTAAAAAGTATCTTTGGGGACCATTTCAAATACGAGGTACCTGCCACACTGTTTGAGGTGTGTGATCTTTCAGATGATGGTtggtcaccactcaaccttccACAGTATGGTCCAGGCACTGGACTTTTGGCATGGGTGGAATGTTGTTGTATCTCTACTAATATGATGGAGTGCATGCTGTCTCATCTAACAATTGATGCTAAAAATGTTGAGGAGATCAATATGTTTAGCAAAGGTTTTCTAATTGCACTGATCCAGGTGCTGCCTTGGTGCAGCTGTAGTGAATGGAAACGCCTCAACCATGTTGTGAACAGCCTTCTGCAGCGCGAATTGCTTCATGTGCCATATACCCTGGAATATGTTCACTATATGCCATTGCTCAACCTCCGACCTTTTGCCCATCACCTACAGTTCTCTCAGCTTTTACTGAGGGCCTTTCAGCTGATCTGCAGTTGTAGCTGCTCTGACTGGCTTCCAGCAGCCGGGTGGAAGTATGTAGCACGACAGTGTGCTGGTAGTATGTCAGACATCTTGGAGTCTCTGAGGTGCAGACTCAAAGAGCATGGAACTCAGAATCCGGATGGAAGTCAGGAAGCCACTTTTGTTGTCATGCAGCTCTTTTGCCATGTGATTCACATTATGGTAATGATGCCCAGCGGTACGTCTGAGCCCCTTTATTACGTAGCCTTGGAGCTGCTTTCCCAGTATGAGATCCTGACAACGGCCAATTCCACTACCTCTGGGCTACTCAGCAAAGTCGATGAAAAACACTTCCTCTATACCATTGCTGAGAATCTGTCCAGCGAAGAGCAACGTTCTGTACTCCTGCAGAAAATCAGCAAAATCTGTTga
- the gemin4 gene encoding gem-associated protein 4 isoform X2, with protein MLLEMKKSDWTTLGKPIVCAVHEICNGRTDLAEDPTETKHWQRKVLAFVWAKLLNSNVTGSNIKEELDSDAERDRRWKEDLFFSAESMIPEINHTVLFEIVKSLGASDVFVELLSELPADASCREMTHFVDHVLDGTCDDDVVMFLDVWWELMKQHDGQKDGIVQTFGEEAKKYLAHAADEFSHSSKRLKLDPDVSSLFPSVSVPVTSRDLPIPSLLLDGLKRLKSHIKPYVYKCSALAKLSDMIRNSVLSENIVEVSTKVYLEKFARLITLSNPEVQTLPIPKIFIRNVKETERELRATSQKSSFQLPEGALTVGIELLADLLHSWVNELQSEPEDDTEIQKRHLAIYRTAESLKCFREICPLLQKSKMVSEDAKKNLSDLLLNSATFVQQIGTLVPLDDAATTDKVKFSIVLTIIDRRMERYAEICEIFASSPDWALSADGWLDCLERNRDIFQNTDFVLRLAGTLKGISSSGISEMSKMKRLMNIILDCLTALSVADKNKALLGILSSYDSKGLCRDEGAFKDWFEEEVNMVFNCITQSEAAKNFDKAVNAIARVAFLNPEATLQKACHLAAVNLGAHKLLGQILKNLPALTFKDKLSSDGLNIFAKCLLEAAWDSFATTKGENQFLEFLTSLMEPGEGINEESPSPLLQPADATKIFVLPYLMESNSSVEFPLKVLNSALKTPLTDDGTKEHWLLACCPFPLIFALSQLLEQCILCWEEDSNKTSNHISIETKGLLIETLNIVCDVVGQIISGNPDMWSTSVCWLYRKTEQLDWTMRLWLKSIFGDHFKYEVPATLFEVCDLSDDGWSPLNLPQYGPGTGLLAWVECCCISTNMMECMLSHLTIDAKNVEEINMFSKGFLIALIQVLPWCSCSEWKRLNHVVNSLLQRELLHVPYTLEYVHYMPLLNLRPFAHHLQFSQLLLRAFQLICSCSCSDWLPAAGWKYVARQCAGSMSDILESLRCRLKEHGTQNPDGSQEATFVVMQLFCHVIHIMVMMPSGTSEPLYYVALELLSQYEILTTANSTTSGLLSKVDEKHFLYTIAENLSSEEQRSVLLQKISKIC; from the coding sequence ATGCTTTTGGAAATGAAAAAATCTGATTGGACAACCTTAGGGAAACCTattgtctgtgctgtacatgagATCTGTAATGGAAGGACTGACTTGGCAGAGGATCCTACAGAAACCAAGCACTGGCAGAGGAAAGTACTTGCTTTTGTCTGGGCAAAGCTACTGAACTCTAATGTAACTGGGTCTAATATTAAGGAGGAACTGGATTCAGATGCTGAACGTGATCGAAGGTGGAAGGAAGACCTCTTCTTTTCAGCGGAAAGCATGATTCCAGAGATAAATCACACTGTTTTATTTGAGATAGTAAAATCACTGGGGGCCTCCGATGTCTTTGTTGAGTTACTTTCAGAATTGCCAGCTGATGCAAGCTGTCGGGAAATGACTCATTTTGTGGACCATGTTCTTGATGGAACCTGTGATGATGATGTGGTCATGTTTCTAGATGTATGGTGGGAATTAATGAAACAACATGATGGACAAAAGGATGGAATTGTTCAAACGTTTGGAGAGGAGGCTAAAAAGTACTTGGCACATGCGGCTGATGAATTTAGTCATTCATCTAAGAGACTCAAACTAGATCCTGATGTTTCTTCTTTGTTCCCTTCAGTGAGCGTGCCTGTAACTTCACGTGACCTACCCATTCCTTCTCTGCTACTAGATGGTCTTAAGAGATTGAAAAGTCATATAAAACCTTATGTTTATAAGTGTTCTGCCCTAGCAAAGCTGTCAGACATGATACGCAACTCAGTTCTTTCTGAAAATATTGTTGAAGTGTCTACTAAGGTATATTTGGAGAAATTTGCCAGACTGATTACATTAAGTAATCCTGAAGTCCAAACGTTGCCAATACCAAAAatattcatcaggaatgtgaaagagacagagagagagctgaGAGCCACATCTCAGAAGTCTTCATTCCAGCTTCctgagggagcactgacagtaggGATTGAGTTGCTTGCTGATCTCCTCCACTCATGGGTAAATGAACTCCAAAGCGAGCCTGAGGATGACACTGAAATTCAGAAGAGACACCTGGCTATTTATAGAACAGCAGAAAGTTTAAAATGCTTCCGTGAAATCTGtcccctgctccaaaaatccaagATGGTATCTGAAGATGCCAAGAAAAATCTGTCTGATCTCTTGCTGAATTCAGCCACTTTTGTTCAGCAGATTGGCACGCTCGTGCCTTTAGATGATGCTGCTACTACAGATAAAGTTAAATTTTCCATTGTTTTGACGATAATTGATAGAAGAATGGAAAGATATGCAGAAATATGTGAAATATTTGCATCTAGTCCTGATTGGGCTTTATCAGCTGATGGTTGGCTTGATTGTCTTGAAAGAAACcgggacatttttcaaaatactGATTTCGTATTGAGATTAGCTGGAACGCTTAAAGGCATTTCATCCAGTGGGATCAGTGAAATGTCAAAGATGAAACGACTGATGAATATCATTTTAGATTGCTTGACTGCACTGTCAGTTGCTGACAAAAATAAAGCTCTGTTGGGGATCCTGTCCTCTTATGATAGCAAAGGCCTCTGTAGAGATGAGGGAGCTTTTAAGGACTGGTTTGAAGAGGAGGTGAACATGGTGTTTAACTGTATTACGCAGAGCGAGGCTGCAAAGAACTTTGATAAAGCAGTGAACGCTATTGCAAGAGTTGCTTTTTTAAATCCAGAAGCCACTCTGCAGAAGGCGTGCCACTTGGCTGCAGTGAATCTGGGTGCCCATAAGCTACTTGGCCAGATCCTGAAAAACTTGCCAGCGCTGACTTTTAAGGACAAGCTGTCTTCAGACGGGCTCAATATCTTCGCCAAGTGTCTCCTGGAAGCTGCTTGGGATAGCTTTGCCACCACTAAAGGTGAAAATCAATTTCTTGAATTCTTGACATCTCTTATGGAACCAGGAGAAGGAATTAATGAAGAATCCCCAAGTCCTCTCCTCCAGCCAgcagatgctacaaagatatttgTCCTTCCTTATCTAATGGAAAGCAACTCGAGTGTCGAGTTTCCTCTTAAAGTCCTTAACAGTGCTCTAAAGACTCCGTTGACAGATGACGGGACCAAAGAACATTGGCTACTTGCCTGTTGCCCTTTCCCCCTCATTTTTGCTCTTTCTCAGCTTCTGGAGCAATGCATTTTGTGCTGGGAGGAGGACAGTAATAAAACATCAAATCACATTTCTATAGAAACAAAAGGTCTCCTGATTGAGACGTTGAACATAGTTTGTGATGTTGTTGGACAGATcatttctggaaatccagatatgtGGTCTACATCTGTTTGTTGGTTGTACAGAAAAACTGAACAGTTGGACTGGACTATGCGTCTTTGGTTAAAAAGTATCTTTGGGGACCATTTCAAATACGAGGTACCTGCCACACTGTTTGAGGTGTGTGATCTTTCAGATGATGGTtggtcaccactcaaccttccACAGTATGGTCCAGGCACTGGACTTTTGGCATGGGTGGAATGTTGTTGTATCTCTACTAATATGATGGAGTGCATGCTGTCTCATCTAACAATTGATGCTAAAAATGTTGAGGAGATCAATATGTTTAGCAAAGGTTTTCTAATTGCACTGATCCAGGTGCTGCCTTGGTGCAGCTGTAGTGAATGGAAACGCCTCAACCATGTTGTGAACAGCCTTCTGCAGCGCGAATTGCTTCATGTGCCATATACCCTGGAATATGTTCACTATATGCCATTGCTCAACCTCCGACCTTTTGCCCATCACCTACAGTTCTCTCAGCTTTTACTGAGGGCCTTTCAGCTGATCTGCAGTTGTAGCTGCTCTGACTGGCTTCCAGCAGCCGGGTGGAAGTATGTAGCACGACAGTGTGCTGGTAGTATGTCAGACATCTTGGAGTCTCTGAGGTGCAGACTCAAAGAGCATGGAACTCAGAATCCGGATGGAAGTCAGGAAGCCACTTTTGTTGTCATGCAGCTCTTTTGCCATGTGATTCACATTATGGTAATGATGCCCAGCGGTACGTCTGAGCCCCTTTATTACGTAGCCTTGGAGCTGCTTTCCCAGTATGAGATCCTGACAACGGCCAATTCCACTACCTCTGGGCTACTCAGCAAAGTCGATGAAAAACACTTCCTCTATACCATTGCTGAGAATCTGTCCAGCGAAGAGCAACGTTCTGTACTCCTGCAGAAAATCAGCAAAATCTGTTga